The Desulfovibrio sp. G11 region CGCCCGCGCTGCTGAAGAAGCCGCAGCCGAAGCCGCCCGCCTTGCAGAATACAACAGTACGGCGGCCAGGGCAGCCCGCTTGCGCACAGAGCGCGACGCCCGCCTTGTCGCCACTGACAAATACCTGCTGGCGGACTACCCCATCAGCCCGGAAGAGCTTGTGACTATCAAAGCCTACCGTCAGTTTTTACGTGATCTGCCCGCGCAGGAAGGCGCGCCTTTTGACGGTGGCGGCGAACTGACGCCGTGGCCGCATATGCCGGAGGTATGATCATGCCCATACGCATTGCCTGCAACAACTTTACCGGCGGCGAAATAGCGCCCACCCTGTCTGCGCGCTATGATCTGGCCCGTTACCGCAACTGCCTGTCCTGCATGGAAAACATGCTGCCCGGCCTGCACGGTGACACGGCCCGGCGCCCCGGCACACGTTTTGTGGCGAATCTGGACGGACATTCCGTTCTCATCCCTTTCAGTTTCAATGCCCTGACCAGTCAGAATTTTGTGCTTGTTTTCGGCAGTCACTGCCTGCACATCGCGGGCGAACAGGGTCTTGAAAATATTCCTGTGATTGAAACGCCATATGCCCCCGGTGAATTACAGGACATTTCCTACGCCCAGGTGGGCGATACCGTGTACCTGGCTCACAGCAACCACCCTCTGCACAAGGTGGTACGGCGCGATGCGCCGGAAAACCGGACGCAATTTGAAGAGGCGGCCTATGCCTGGAGCCTTGAAAAAGTGGCGCTCAACGCATCCCTTGCTGCGCCCGAGTTACCTTCGGTGACATTTTCCGGCAGCGCGGGCAGCTATACCCTGCGCTACAAGGTTGCTGCCGTGGATGCCGCCGGGCGTGAGTCTCTTCCTTCACCCGCCGGGCAGTGCGCCAATGGCCGCCACCCGTCCGACTGGGTGCAGGGCAACAGCGCAGCCATAAGCTGGGCCGCAGTGGAAGGAGCCGTGGAATACAATATCTACAGGG contains the following coding sequences:
- a CDS encoding tail fiber assembly protein, which produces MPTFYSPAGNAEIWDEQPEGHVSAEEWERARAAEEAAAEAARLAEYNSTAARAARLRTERDARLVATDKYLLADYPISPEELVTIKAYRQFLRDLPAQEGAPFDGGGELTPWPHMPEV